In a genomic window of Thermosynechococcus sp. CL-1:
- a CDS encoding DUF3727 domain-containing protein: MGSNYQNQQNSNEQPWEEEDFEEEMEQLRLYDDDGRFLDCYIEFRLKVQGETYALLRPVDYPVEIFAVVAENDEEEILVPLEEQEIDAVFDTARAILEEQNLTLKRTALTLTVAGELPDLDEDEILTVEVEADDDIEEYQPLGSSFFCGTREYSVYTPLSPTLYVARLVPGQEPELLSPQDFQHLQPLLEQHLVSHLIEEEDWED; encoded by the coding sequence ATGGGTTCAAACTATCAAAACCAGCAAAATAGTAATGAGCAGCCTTGGGAGGAGGAAGACTTCGAGGAGGAGATGGAGCAACTCCGCCTTTACGATGATGATGGTCGCTTCCTCGACTGCTACATCGAGTTTCGTCTGAAGGTGCAAGGGGAAACCTATGCGCTGCTGCGGCCAGTGGACTACCCCGTAGAAATTTTTGCGGTCGTGGCCGAAAACGACGAGGAAGAAATCTTGGTGCCCCTAGAGGAGCAGGAAATTGATGCGGTCTTTGATACAGCCCGTGCCATCCTTGAAGAACAAAACCTCACCCTCAAGCGCACTGCACTAACCCTCACCGTAGCGGGTGAACTGCCGGATCTGGATGAAGATGAGATTCTCACGGTTGAGGTGGAAGCCGATGATGACATTGAGGAGTATCAACCTCTGGGCAGTAGCTTCTTTTGCGGTACACGGGAATACAGCGTTTATACGCCCCTGAGTCCCACCCTTTATGTGGCTCGCCTTGTCCCCGGTCAAGAACCTGAACTCCTCTCTCCCCAAGACTTTCAACACCTGCAACCCCTCTTGGAACAGCATTTGGTGAGCCATCTCATTGAAGAGGAGGACTGGGAAGACTAG